A single Corallococcus exiguus DNA region contains:
- a CDS encoding Mov34/MPN/PAD-1 family protein produces the protein MSTTREVCLLIGPEDQVLWGDSFDDPMALPDSRPRWEAIWSLRDTLVEITHSHPEGPLAFSQEDETTMAALQAALGRPLRFSVVAPDGMVVRIGGEDVLVRDEPAWAAPLRIASGLLYGRPRPGPTILQEDGLLLERAHRKP, from the coding sequence ATGTCGACGACGCGCGAGGTGTGTCTGCTCATCGGACCGGAGGACCAGGTGTTGTGGGGTGATTCCTTCGACGACCCCATGGCGCTGCCGGACTCCCGCCCCCGGTGGGAAGCCATCTGGAGCCTGAGGGACACGCTGGTGGAGATCACCCACAGCCACCCGGAGGGCCCGCTGGCCTTCTCCCAGGAGGACGAAACGACCATGGCCGCGCTCCAGGCGGCGCTGGGCCGGCCGCTGCGCTTCTCCGTGGTGGCCCCCGACGGCATGGTGGTCCGCATCGGCGGCGAGGACGTGCTGGTGCGCGACGAGCCCGCGTGGGCCGCGCCGCTGCGCATCGCCTCGGGGCTGCTGTATGGCCGGCCCCGTCCCGGTCCCACCATCCTCCAGGAAGACGGCCTGCTCCTGGAGCGAGCCCACCGCAAACCGTGA
- a CDS encoding metallophosphoesterase → MSHSLRMALFLVPVTTLLALAHVYLYRRLVRDVTASRALRRAGLVLFAGGLVGSLGARMVGAKLSSEAAWWTGIVLLVWMGLVLYLLMFTLGLDVVRGVLTKVRKLPEPSPERRAFLARGLAAGATVAGAAVSTYGTWRAYHPPDVRDIPVRLPGLPKALEGFTLVQLTDIHIGGVLQRRFVDDLVARANALKPDLIAVTGDLVDGTVPELGRYVGGFGALKARHGAYFVTGNHDYYSGVEAWTEFVRGLGITVLRNRAVSIGDAGASFDLIGVDDWSASRFGEAGYDLDAALKGLRPDRASVLLAHQPSNFEVVAQRGVGLQISGHTHGGQMFPGNVLGHLIWGEQNAGLSQQGGSHLYVSRGCGFVGPPMRVAAPPEIARIILLPG, encoded by the coding sequence ATGTCTCATTCGCTCCGGATGGCGCTGTTCCTCGTGCCGGTCACCACGCTGCTCGCGCTGGCGCACGTCTACCTGTACCGCCGTCTGGTGCGAGACGTGACGGCGAGCAGGGCCCTGCGCCGCGCGGGGCTGGTGCTCTTCGCCGGAGGGCTCGTGGGCTCGCTGGGCGCCCGGATGGTGGGGGCGAAGCTCTCCTCCGAAGCGGCGTGGTGGACGGGCATCGTCCTGCTGGTGTGGATGGGGCTGGTGCTCTACCTGCTCATGTTCACCCTGGGGCTGGACGTGGTGCGGGGCGTGCTCACCAAGGTGCGCAAGCTTCCGGAGCCGTCGCCCGAGCGCCGGGCCTTCCTCGCTCGGGGGCTCGCGGCGGGTGCCACCGTGGCGGGCGCGGCGGTGAGCACCTATGGCACCTGGCGCGCGTACCATCCGCCAGACGTGCGCGACATCCCGGTGCGGCTGCCCGGGCTGCCCAAGGCGCTGGAGGGCTTCACGCTGGTGCAGCTCACCGACATCCACATTGGCGGGGTGTTGCAGCGCCGCTTCGTGGACGATCTGGTGGCTCGCGCCAACGCGCTCAAGCCGGACCTCATCGCGGTGACGGGTGACCTGGTGGACGGCACGGTGCCTGAGTTGGGGCGATACGTGGGCGGCTTCGGCGCGCTCAAGGCCCGGCACGGCGCGTACTTCGTCACCGGCAACCACGACTACTACTCCGGCGTGGAGGCGTGGACGGAGTTCGTCCGGGGGCTGGGCATCACCGTGCTGCGCAATCGCGCCGTGTCCATTGGTGACGCGGGCGCGTCCTTCGACCTCATCGGCGTGGACGACTGGAGCGCGAGCCGGTTCGGTGAGGCCGGGTATGACCTGGACGCCGCGCTGAAGGGCCTCAGGCCGGACCGCGCGTCGGTGCTGCTGGCGCACCAGCCCTCCAACTTCGAGGTGGTGGCCCAGCGTGGCGTGGGGCTCCAGATTTCAGGGCACACGCACGGCGGACAGATGTTCCCTGGCAACGTGCTGGGCCATCTCATCTGGGGCGAGCAGAACGCGGGCCTGAGCCAGCAGGGCGGCTCGCACCTCTACGTCAGCCGCGGGTGCGGCTTCGTGGGGCCGCCCATGCGCGTCGCAGCGCCGCCGGAGATTGCCCGCATCATCCTGCTGCCGGGCTGA
- a CDS encoding acyl-CoA-binding protein, which translates to MALDDDFSAAQSRVKTLSKAPSNDTLLELYSLYKQGTEGDAQGKRPGMLDIKGRAKYDAWAGRKGLAKDAAKQQYVALVDKLLRG; encoded by the coding sequence ATGGCCCTCGATGATGACTTCAGCGCCGCACAGAGCCGGGTGAAGACGCTGTCCAAGGCTCCTTCGAACGACACGCTGCTGGAGCTGTACTCGCTCTACAAGCAGGGCACGGAAGGGGACGCGCAGGGCAAGCGCCCCGGCATGCTCGATATCAAGGGGCGCGCGAAGTACGACGCGTGGGCAGGCCGCAAGGGGCTGGCGAAGGACGCCGCGAAGCAGCAGTACGTGGCGCTCGTGGACAAGCTCCTGCGCGGGTAG
- a CDS encoding DUF2267 domain-containing protein encodes MAEDRDPQRRSGAPQDEEHAEERRELSIEERRARRSAMRASQTYARFIDHLCDRGGMSPSVAQQAAVSVLCGLEQRIQAEESLDLEAQLPRRLTEMLHRCERHDADPRPSKFGRDELLKLVGEDLALNPDAVEPVVRAVMDAVRHQISEGEAEDVSAQLPEDIRHLWLPTM; translated from the coding sequence ATGGCTGAAGACCGTGATCCGCAGCGCCGCTCCGGCGCACCCCAGGATGAGGAGCATGCGGAGGAGCGGCGCGAGCTGTCCATCGAGGAGCGGCGTGCGCGGCGCAGTGCGATGCGGGCCAGTCAGACGTATGCCCGCTTCATCGACCACCTCTGCGACCGGGGCGGCATGTCCCCGAGCGTCGCCCAGCAGGCAGCCGTCTCCGTGCTCTGCGGCCTGGAGCAACGCATCCAGGCGGAGGAGTCCCTCGACCTTGAAGCACAGCTGCCGCGCAGGCTGACGGAGATGCTGCACCGCTGCGAGCGCCACGACGCAGACCCCCGCCCTTCGAAGTTCGGCCGCGACGAGCTGCTGAAGCTGGTGGGCGAGGACCTGGCCTTGAATCCGGACGCCGTGGAGCCCGTGGTGCGCGCGGTGATGGACGCCGTCCGTCATCAAATCAGCGAAGGCGAGGCGGAGGACGTGAGCGCCCAACTGCCCGAGGACATCCGCCACCTTTGGCTGCCGACGATGTGA
- a CDS encoding GMC family oxidoreductase N-terminal domain-containing protein, with translation MRRLSSPWSELASHYPVVVVGSGYGGGITASRLSRAGQQVCVLERGREMHPGEMPRTPAQAVAEFQLHCAPGQGDLDVGSPTGLIEVHRNGDVSVIDGCGLGGTSLINAGVTMRPDPRVFEDPRWPQALRADVHGLLEDGFAHAELMLRPLPYPEDHPPLQKLKTFGISAEKLGGRLTRPPVAVTFEAGVNAAGVRQPGCSLCGDCATGCNTGAKNTVLMNYLPDAHAHGARIFTEVSVRAVVPDGGKWRVYYRPLNTGRERFDAPDAWLTADRVVLAAGTMGTAEILLRSRELGLPVSSKLGHRFSSNGDVLAFGYNLDMRVHGVGHGEQNHETRDPVGPCIAGVIDQRDTARLDEGMIIEEGVIPGALASLMPAALAGAAALVGEDTDEGILDWVQERLRQADSFVRGPDHGAVEHTQTLMVMSHDEGKGELRLEHDRVRLHWPDAGRDPQLTRIEERLRRATAALGGTFVRYPLWSEAFGKELLCTHPLGGCVMAERAEDGVVDHEGRIFSGASGHAVHEGLYVSDGSVVPRSLGINPLLTISAVAERACALMARRHGWTIDYAPLPEASAPQAPGPVGVRFTETMHGFLSGDVKAPHLEAGDPERDDATPLRFVLTVTAEDLNATLRDERHPLKLMGTVTAPVLSSRPLVVTRGELRLMTREHARPGGQRMEYLLHLLSEAGEAYYLEGYKDLYDDPGLDLWKDTTTLFVSLHRGDGPEAPCMGRGFLRLSAEEFARQLTTLRVLNARDSVQRAEALARFGGFFFGALWDTYVRRVAA, from the coding sequence ATGCGCAGGCTGTCATCCCCGTGGAGTGAGCTGGCATCACACTACCCCGTGGTCGTCGTGGGGTCGGGCTACGGCGGAGGCATCACCGCCAGCCGGCTGTCGCGCGCGGGGCAACAGGTGTGCGTGCTGGAGCGCGGCCGGGAGATGCACCCGGGGGAGATGCCTCGCACGCCCGCGCAGGCGGTGGCCGAGTTCCAGCTCCACTGCGCCCCGGGCCAGGGCGACCTGGACGTAGGCAGCCCCACTGGCCTCATCGAGGTCCACCGCAACGGTGACGTGTCCGTCATCGACGGCTGCGGCCTGGGCGGCACGTCGCTCATCAACGCGGGCGTGACGATGCGGCCCGACCCTCGCGTGTTCGAGGACCCTCGCTGGCCCCAGGCCCTGCGCGCCGACGTGCACGGCCTGCTGGAGGACGGCTTCGCGCACGCGGAGTTGATGCTGCGGCCCCTGCCGTACCCGGAGGACCACCCGCCGCTGCAGAAGCTCAAGACGTTCGGCATCTCCGCGGAGAAGCTGGGCGGACGGCTGACGCGGCCTCCGGTGGCGGTGACGTTCGAGGCGGGCGTCAACGCCGCGGGCGTGCGGCAGCCGGGGTGCTCGCTGTGCGGTGACTGCGCCACGGGCTGCAACACCGGCGCGAAGAACACCGTGCTGATGAACTATCTGCCGGACGCGCACGCGCACGGGGCCCGCATCTTCACCGAGGTGTCGGTGCGCGCGGTGGTGCCGGACGGTGGGAAGTGGCGCGTCTACTACCGCCCCCTCAACACGGGCCGCGAGCGCTTCGACGCGCCCGATGCCTGGCTCACCGCGGACCGCGTCGTCCTGGCGGCCGGCACCATGGGTACGGCGGAAATCCTGCTGCGCTCGCGCGAGCTCGGCCTTCCTGTGTCCTCGAAGCTGGGCCACCGCTTCAGCAGCAACGGCGACGTGCTGGCCTTCGGCTACAACCTGGACATGCGCGTCCACGGCGTGGGCCACGGCGAGCAGAACCATGAGACGCGCGACCCGGTGGGGCCCTGCATCGCGGGCGTCATCGACCAGCGCGACACCGCGCGACTGGACGAGGGGATGATCATCGAGGAGGGCGTCATCCCCGGCGCGCTCGCGTCGCTGATGCCCGCGGCGCTCGCGGGGGCCGCGGCGCTGGTGGGCGAGGACACCGACGAAGGCATCCTGGACTGGGTCCAGGAGCGGCTGCGCCAGGCGGACAGCTTCGTGCGCGGGCCTGACCACGGCGCGGTGGAGCACACGCAGACGCTGATGGTGATGTCGCACGACGAGGGCAAGGGCGAGCTGCGGCTGGAGCACGACCGCGTGCGCCTGCACTGGCCGGACGCCGGCCGCGACCCGCAGCTCACCCGCATCGAGGAGCGCCTACGCCGGGCCACCGCCGCGCTGGGCGGCACCTTCGTGCGCTACCCGCTCTGGTCCGAGGCCTTCGGCAAGGAACTCCTGTGCACGCACCCGCTGGGCGGCTGTGTCATGGCCGAACGGGCGGAGGACGGCGTGGTGGACCACGAGGGGCGCATCTTCTCCGGTGCCTCCGGCCACGCGGTGCACGAGGGGCTGTACGTGTCCGACGGCTCCGTGGTGCCTCGCTCGCTGGGCATCAACCCGCTGCTCACCATCTCCGCCGTCGCCGAGCGCGCCTGCGCCCTGATGGCCCGGCGCCACGGGTGGACCATCGACTACGCCCCGCTGCCGGAGGCCTCGGCGCCCCAGGCCCCCGGGCCCGTGGGTGTCCGCTTCACGGAGACGATGCACGGGTTCCTGTCCGGTGACGTGAAGGCCCCGCACCTGGAGGCTGGCGACCCGGAGCGCGACGACGCCACGCCCCTGCGCTTCGTGCTCACCGTGACGGCCGAGGACCTGAACGCGACGCTGCGCGACGAGCGCCACCCCTTGAAGTTGATGGGCACGGTGACGGCGCCGGTGCTGTCGTCCCGCCCGCTGGTGGTGACGCGCGGCGAGCTGCGCCTGATGACCCGCGAGCACGCTCGGCCGGGCGGCCAACGGATGGAGTACCTGCTGCACCTGCTCAGTGAGGCCGGCGAGGCGTACTACCTGGAGGGCTACAAGGACCTCTACGACGACCCGGGCCTGGACCTGTGGAAGGACACCACGACGTTGTTCGTGTCCCTGCACCGCGGGGATGGCCCGGAGGCACCGTGCATGGGCCGGGGCTTCCTGCGGCTGTCCGCGGAGGAGTTCGCGCGCCAGCTCACCACCCTGCGCGTGCTCAACGCCCGGGACAGCGTGCAGCGTGCGGAGGCCCTGGCCCGCTTCGGCGGCTTCTTCTTCGGCGCCCTCTGGGACACCTACGTCCGGCGCGTGGCCGCCTAG
- a CDS encoding DUF2905 domain-containing protein yields MKSEGLMLVVAGLGLAVVGLLVWAGAFSWFGRLPGDIRVESGNTRVYAPLASMFLISVLLSLGAWVVRRFF; encoded by the coding sequence ATGAAATCCGAGGGGTTGATGCTGGTGGTGGCGGGCCTGGGGCTCGCCGTCGTGGGCCTGCTGGTGTGGGCCGGCGCCTTCTCCTGGTTCGGCCGGCTGCCCGGGGACATCCGCGTGGAGAGCGGCAACACACGCGTCTACGCGCCGCTGGCCTCCATGTTCCTCATCTCCGTGCTGCTCAGCCTGGGCGCCTGGGTGGTGCGCCGCTTCTTCTAG
- the nfi gene encoding deoxyribonuclease V (cleaves DNA at apurinic or apyrimidinic sites) → MESPRAPHPWNVTPTEAVALQKRLREQLILEPPPGLRITRLAGADISTEKGNDTGYGGMVVLDAETLQPVARAVATAPLTFPYVPGLLSFRELPVLAAVWERLTVRPDVLVFDGQGTAHPRRLGIACHGGLLFDIPSIGCAKSLLVGTPGKLAERRGATSPITHKGEVVGMAVRTRTGVSPVFVSPGHRMDLDTAVEWVLKASPRYREPETTRHAHRLVNAFRRAGGEAAELEEGSPG, encoded by the coding sequence ATGGAGTCACCGCGAGCACCGCACCCCTGGAACGTCACGCCCACGGAGGCCGTGGCGCTGCAGAAGCGCCTGCGTGAGCAGCTCATCCTCGAACCGCCTCCGGGCCTGCGCATCACCCGCCTGGCGGGCGCGGACATCTCCACGGAGAAGGGCAACGACACGGGCTATGGCGGCATGGTGGTGCTCGACGCGGAGACGCTCCAGCCGGTGGCCCGCGCCGTGGCCACGGCGCCGCTGACGTTCCCCTACGTCCCCGGCCTGCTGTCCTTCCGCGAGCTGCCGGTGCTGGCCGCCGTCTGGGAACGGCTCACCGTCCGCCCGGACGTGCTCGTCTTCGACGGACAGGGCACCGCGCACCCGCGACGGCTGGGCATCGCCTGCCACGGAGGACTGCTGTTCGACATCCCCTCCATCGGCTGCGCCAAGTCGCTGTTGGTGGGCACGCCCGGGAAGCTCGCGGAGCGGCGGGGCGCCACGTCCCCCATCACCCACAAGGGAGAGGTGGTGGGCATGGCGGTCCGCACCCGCACGGGCGTCAGCCCCGTGTTCGTCTCTCCCGGCCACCGCATGGACCTGGACACCGCCGTGGAGTGGGTGTTGAAGGCCAGCCCCCGCTACCGCGAGCCGGAGACGACGCGCCACGCGCACCGGCTGGTGAACGCCTTCCGCCGCGCGGGCGGCGAGGCCGCGGAGCTGGAGGAGGGGAGTCCCGGATGA
- a CDS encoding HesA/MoeB/ThiF family protein, whose protein sequence is MRIVFCGVGAIGSTAALLCRNLDATRVFIDFDRVESKNLLSQAYVKPSVGKNKAEALKLQLHNLHGVKAESFGVRLTRDNVEALCKGADLLVDAFDNQDSRQLLSDHARKTGTPLVHGAVSADGTFGLVRWDERFTPDTEDTQGQATCEGGEHLPLLGLLAATLARAVQDFLKHGVKRDAFVNLNAVTPVAGQG, encoded by the coding sequence ATGCGCATCGTCTTCTGTGGCGTGGGGGCCATCGGGTCCACAGCGGCGCTGCTGTGCCGCAACCTGGACGCGACGCGGGTGTTCATCGACTTCGACCGCGTGGAGTCGAAGAACCTGCTGTCGCAGGCCTACGTGAAGCCGTCCGTTGGAAAGAACAAGGCGGAGGCGCTGAAGCTCCAGCTGCACAACCTGCACGGCGTGAAGGCGGAGTCCTTCGGCGTGCGCCTCACGCGCGACAACGTGGAGGCGCTGTGCAAGGGCGCGGACCTGCTGGTGGACGCCTTCGACAACCAGGACAGCCGCCAGTTGCTCAGCGACCACGCCCGGAAGACGGGCACGCCGCTGGTGCACGGCGCGGTGTCCGCGGACGGCACGTTCGGACTGGTGCGCTGGGATGAACGCTTCACGCCCGATACCGAGGACACGCAAGGCCAGGCAACCTGCGAGGGCGGCGAGCACCTGCCCCTGCTGGGCCTGCTGGCCGCGACGCTCGCGCGGGCCGTGCAGGACTTCCTCAAGCACGGCGTGAAGCGGGACGCGTTCGTGAACCTGAACGCCGTCACCCCGGTCGCGGGTCAGGGCTGA
- a CDS encoding LOG family protein, whose protein sequence is MTELETLAAFEQHLREGRGLANVILQGLDLRAWSDALLKADLTGTVFLGCLLEPATLQQVLARGAMVFPPFTGLPYCPYRGSLYTPEELYAGFDPTRPDTYADTLDARIYAHWNSRGGAHPPSILETLAQRLHDHAISDALEDALMDQGKPRRVVAIMGGHSMLRGQEAYRSVAELARSLARLGFFLVSGGGPGAMEATHLGAWFAARPDEDLDAALAVLARAPSYKDRDWLARAFEVRAMWPMLDAAAMGDSLGIPTWLYGHEPPNPFATRIAKYFANSVREEGLLTIARGGVVYSPGSAGTVQEIFQDACQNHYNTVGVISPMLFLGREFWTQTRPVYPLLEHLAQGHEYARHLLLTDSKEDIVQALVRFDEEREALARAG, encoded by the coding sequence ATGACGGAACTCGAGACCCTGGCTGCCTTCGAGCAGCACCTTCGCGAAGGCCGCGGCCTCGCCAACGTCATCCTCCAGGGGCTGGACCTTCGCGCGTGGAGCGACGCGCTGCTGAAGGCGGACCTCACCGGCACCGTCTTCCTGGGCTGTCTCCTGGAGCCCGCGACCCTGCAACAGGTCCTCGCGCGGGGCGCCATGGTCTTCCCGCCGTTCACCGGGCTGCCCTATTGCCCGTACCGGGGCAGCCTCTACACGCCGGAGGAGCTGTACGCGGGCTTCGACCCGACCCGACCGGACACCTACGCGGACACGCTGGATGCGCGCATCTACGCGCACTGGAACTCGCGCGGTGGGGCGCACCCTCCCTCCATCCTGGAGACCCTGGCGCAGCGGCTACACGACCACGCCATCAGCGACGCGCTGGAGGATGCGCTGATGGATCAGGGCAAGCCCCGCCGGGTGGTGGCCATCATGGGGGGCCACTCCATGCTGCGCGGCCAGGAGGCCTACCGCTCCGTGGCGGAGCTGGCCCGTTCGCTGGCGCGCCTGGGCTTCTTCCTGGTGAGCGGCGGCGGCCCGGGCGCCATGGAGGCCACGCACCTGGGCGCGTGGTTCGCCGCGCGGCCAGATGAAGACCTGGACGCGGCGCTCGCGGTGCTGGCGCGGGCCCCGTCCTACAAGGACCGGGACTGGCTCGCGCGCGCCTTCGAGGTGCGCGCCATGTGGCCCATGCTCGATGCGGCAGCGATGGGCGACAGCCTGGGCATCCCCACCTGGCTCTACGGCCACGAGCCGCCCAATCCCTTCGCCACGCGCATCGCGAAGTACTTCGCCAACAGCGTGCGCGAGGAGGGCCTGCTCACCATCGCCCGGGGTGGCGTCGTCTACTCACCCGGCAGCGCGGGCACCGTGCAGGAGATCTTCCAGGACGCCTGCCAGAACCACTACAACACCGTGGGCGTCATCAGCCCCATGCTGTTCCTGGGCCGCGAGTTCTGGACCCAGACGCGGCCCGTGTACCCGCTGTTGGAGCACCTGGCCCAGGGGCACGAGTACGCGCGCCACCTGCTCCTCACGGACTCGAAGGAGGACATCGTCCAGGCGCTCGTGCGCTTCGATGAGGAGCGCGAGGCCCTGGCGCGGGCGGGCTGA
- a CDS encoding tyrosine-type recombinase/integrase produces the protein MSIRLRKWKTKEGKVQEAWWVDVKYQHPDGRVERVRKASPVNTRRGAEEYERQIRHALLTGTFGKEQTERKRVTLAEFAPRFITYSENNNKYSSVISKKQILDDHILPFFGEKLLDVIGPAEIEDFKALLRKKKSGAHARKVCATKSALRKRKDVKPAPLSPKTINNVLTVLGKLLVVAKEQQVIQEAPRVKLLGRLAKPAFDFLTFEEADRLVAVADSEWKPLVLVALKAGLRQGELIGLQWSDLDLPRGKLRVRRTIWRGVADLPKGGRERTVDLPASVVEVLRAHRHLRGPYVFCQQDGQPLTASRMQSPLPRLLRSAGITREQGCIGWHDLRHTYGSHLAMRGVPLKVIQELMGHAEIAMTLRYAHLAPEARESAVQQLDRPVPRFHPAPEGHIGGT, from the coding sequence ATGAGCATCAGACTGCGGAAGTGGAAGACGAAAGAGGGCAAGGTGCAGGAGGCGTGGTGGGTGGACGTGAAGTACCAGCACCCCGACGGGAGGGTGGAGCGAGTCCGCAAGGCATCGCCCGTCAACACCCGCCGGGGCGCCGAAGAGTACGAGCGCCAGATCCGTCACGCCCTGCTCACAGGGACCTTCGGAAAGGAGCAAACAGAGAGGAAGCGCGTCACATTGGCGGAGTTCGCACCGCGCTTCATCACCTACAGCGAGAACAACAACAAATACTCCAGCGTCATCAGCAAGAAGCAGATCCTGGATGACCACATCCTCCCTTTCTTCGGGGAGAAGCTTCTGGACGTCATCGGCCCTGCGGAGATCGAGGACTTCAAGGCGCTCCTGCGCAAAAAGAAGTCCGGTGCTCATGCACGGAAGGTCTGCGCCACGAAGTCCGCGCTTCGCAAGCGCAAGGACGTGAAGCCCGCGCCTTTGAGCCCGAAGACCATCAACAACGTCCTGACGGTGCTCGGCAAGCTCCTGGTTGTCGCGAAGGAGCAGCAGGTCATCCAAGAGGCTCCGCGTGTGAAGCTCTTGGGTCGCCTTGCGAAGCCCGCTTTCGACTTCCTCACCTTCGAGGAGGCAGACCGACTGGTTGCTGTCGCGGATTCAGAATGGAAGCCGCTGGTCCTGGTGGCGCTCAAGGCGGGGCTGCGGCAGGGCGAGTTGATAGGGCTCCAGTGGAGCGATCTGGACTTGCCGCGTGGAAAGCTGCGCGTCCGGCGGACCATCTGGCGTGGCGTCGCGGATCTGCCGAAGGGTGGACGTGAGCGGACGGTGGACCTGCCAGCCTCCGTGGTCGAAGTACTCAGGGCGCACCGGCATCTGCGCGGGCCCTACGTCTTCTGCCAGCAGGATGGACAGCCACTGACGGCCAGCCGGATGCAGTCACCGCTTCCTCGGCTGCTGCGAAGCGCGGGCATCACCCGTGAGCAGGGCTGCATTGGTTGGCATGATCTGCGCCACACCTACGGCAGCCATCTCGCCATGCGCGGCGTACCGCTCAAGGTCATCCAGGAGCTGATGGGCCACGCGGAGATCGCGATGACCCTGCGGTATGCCCACCTCGCTCCAGAAGCCCGGGAGAGCGCGGTTCAGCAGCTCGACAGGCCCGTGCCTCGGTTCCATCCGGCGCCGGAGGGGCACATTGGGGGCACATGA
- a CDS encoding helix-turn-helix domain-containing protein, which yields MSTRTDDGQEAGGTPEPGATEPGFLTVEEAAALLRVNRKTLYESIRLAQVPGVIHIGRSIRIRRDALLAWRPGNGGPALGENR from the coding sequence ATGAGCACCCGTACTGACGATGGGCAAGAAGCCGGGGGCACCCCCGAGCCCGGTGCAACCGAACCCGGTTTCCTGACGGTCGAGGAGGCCGCAGCGCTCCTGCGCGTGAACCGGAAAACGCTCTACGAGTCGATCCGACTCGCTCAGGTCCCAGGGGTGATCCACATCGGCCGATCCATCCGCATCCGCCGCGATGCGCTGTTAGCATGGCGGCCGGGTAACGGCGGTCCTGCGCTCGGAGAGAACCGATGA